A genomic region of Homalodisca vitripennis isolate AUS2020 chromosome 5, UT_GWSS_2.1, whole genome shotgun sequence contains the following coding sequences:
- the LOC124362525 gene encoding dolichyl-phosphate beta-glucosyltransferase-like, with the protein MEELLIWFTVLLGFLILSFIIMCIVLMKTTTPYPVVERAEEEKSFLNTNEGLRILFPSIEDPFSVLLSVIVPAYDEEKRLPPMLDECFEFLEARRRDSVRFTYEVIVVSDGSKDRTVEVAQRYTREYGANQCRVLDLRTNRGKGGAVRLGMQSARGAVLLFADADGATKFSDLTKLEESLKELVKGDYLVEAERISNEVALVCGSRAHLEQEAIATRSLFRTLLMHGFHLLVWLLCVRSVRDTQCGFKLLTREATRLCFRSLHVERWAFDVELLYLAERLNIPLSEVCVTWTEIDGSKIVPVWSWLQMGRDLFLIWLRYMIGAWKIHSKHK; encoded by the exons ATGGAAGAACTGTTGATTTGGTTTACAGTCCTTTTAGGATTCCtgattttatcatttattatt ATGTGTATTGTATTAATGAAGACCACAACACCATATCCTGTAGTAGAACGGGCAGAGGAGGAAAAATCTTTTCTGAATACAAATGAAGGACTGAGAATTCTGTTTCCATCCATTGAAGATCCATTTTCAGTTCTTCTCTCGGTTATTGTTCCTGCTTATGATGAAGAAAAAAGAT TACCACCTATGTTGGATGAGTGTTTCGAGTTCCTAGAGGCGCGCAGACGAGACAGTGTGCGATTCACGTATGAAGTGATCGTAGTGAGTGATGGCAGCAAAGACCGCACAGTTGAGGTGGCACAACGCTACACAAGAGAATACGGTGCCAACCAGTGTCGTGTCTTGGACCTACGCACTAACCGTGGCAAGGGAGGTGCTGTCCGCCtg GGAATGCAGTCAGCAAGAGGAGCAGTGCTCTTGTTTGCTGACGCTGACGGGGCAACCAAGTTCTCCGATCTTACCAAACTTGAGGAAAGTCTAAAAGAACTtgttaaag GAGATTACCTGGTGGAGGCGGAGAGGATATCAAATGAAGTGGCGTTGGTGTGTGGTTCTCGAGCACATTTGGAGCAGGAAGCTATTGCCACTCGCTCACTGTTCCGCACGTTACTGATGCATGGTTTCCATCTGCTTGTGTGGTTACTGTGTGTACGCTCAGTACGTGACACTCAATGTGGTTTCAAACTACTCACCCGTGAAGCCACTCGTCTCTGCTTTAGGAGTCTTCATGTTGAACGATG GGCATTTGATGTGGAGTTGCTCTACTTGGCCGAGAGACTGAACATTCCGTTGAGCGAAGTTTGTGTAACCTGGACAGAAATAGATG GATCTAAGATAGTGCCTGTGTGGAGTTGGCTGCAGATGGGTCGGGACCTGTTCCTAATTTGGCTGAGGTACATGATCGGAGCATGGAAGATCCACAGCAAGCACAAGTGA